A window of Patescibacteria group bacterium contains these coding sequences:
- the rpsP gene encoding 30S ribosomal protein S16: MLMIRLARRGKTNRPFYRVIVSEKRKDTFADSLELLGTVDPLAQPKAVLLNKERIQYWISKGAQPSPTIHNILVDQGIITAEKIRKTVKKAADKKND, translated from the coding sequence ATGCTGATGATCCGACTCGCGCGGCGCGGTAAAACCAACAGGCCCTTCTATCGGGTGATTGTTTCAGAAAAACGGAAAGATACATTTGCCGACAGCCTTGAGCTCCTTGGCACAGTGGATCCGCTTGCCCAACCAAAGGCAGTACTTCTTAACAAAGAGAGGATACAGTACTGGATTTCCAAGGGTGCACAACCATCGCCTACCATCCATAATATTCTTGTTGATCAGGGTATTATTACCGCAGAAAAAATACGAAAAACAGTCAAGAAAGCAGCGGATAAAAAGAACGATTGA
- a CDS encoding KH domain-containing protein produces the protein MSANADQDFVITIVKAIVNHPEDVSVDRRVDEMGVLLTLTINPADMGYVIGRQGQTARAIRTLLKIVGAKNNARVNLKIHDPNARQDSAGGSHYSNVDTSVVDDLKI, from the coding sequence ATGTCAGCGAACGCAGATCAGGATTTCGTGATTACAATCGTCAAGGCGATTGTCAATCACCCCGAAGACGTATCTGTGGATCGTCGCGTCGATGAAATGGGAGTGCTACTGACCCTCACGATCAACCCTGCAGATATGGGATACGTGATTGGCAGACAGGGTCAGACCGCGCGAGCAATCCGCACACTTCTCAAAATCGTAGGCGCAAAGAACAACGCTCGCGTGAATCTCAAGATTCACGACCCCAATGCCCGTCAGGACTCTGCCGGCGGATCGCATTACAGCAATGTCGATACCAGCGTTGTCGATGATCTCAAGATATAA
- the trmD gene encoding tRNA (guanosine(37)-N1)-methyltransferase TrmD, with protein MRIDIITILPSLFDSFVSESLMKKAILKKIVRIRVHDLRAFAFDKHKTVDDRPYGGGAGMILKIEPLVRTLMSIKKTKKSRVILLSPAGKQFTQKKADTLAKKWNHLIFICGRYEGVDARARQHINEELSIGPYVLNGGEVAAMAVIESVFRLLPGVLGNKESLREESHMHEGFMEYPQYTRPENFRGQRVPKVLLSGDHKNIAQWRLLKSKK; from the coding sequence ATGCGCATAGATATTATCACCATCCTCCCCTCGTTGTTTGATTCCTTTGTTTCGGAAAGCCTCATGAAAAAAGCGATCTTGAAAAAAATCGTGCGCATTCGCGTACACGATCTAAGGGCGTTTGCTTTCGATAAGCACAAAACTGTCGATGACCGTCCCTATGGCGGCGGAGCAGGAATGATTTTAAAAATTGAACCGCTGGTACGCACACTAATGTCAATCAAAAAAACAAAAAAATCACGCGTCATTCTACTATCGCCTGCCGGCAAACAGTTTACACAAAAAAAAGCAGACACACTTGCCAAAAAGTGGAACCACCTCATTTTCATCTGCGGACGCTATGAGGGTGTTGATGCGCGCGCTAGACAGCACATCAACGAAGAGCTCTCAATTGGACCCTATGTGCTCAACGGCGGCGAGGTTGCGGCAATGGCAGTGATTGAATCAGTATTCCGCTTGCTTCCCGGAGTGCTTGGCAATAAGGAATCGCTCAGAGAAGAATCCCATATGCACGAGGGCTTTATGGAATACCCTCAGTATACTCGTCCTGAGAATTTTCGTGGCCAACGGGTTCCAAAAGTGCTCCTATCAGGCGACCATAAGAATATTGCTCAATGGCGACTTTTGAAAAGCAAAAAATAA